CGGCCAACAAGTTCCCCGTCCGTCAGGTCGTGACCAACACCGGCTTCGGCACCGGCCTGGACATCCGGCCCAACCCCGGCATCGGCTTCCCGGGCATTGCCAACTACTTCCCCGTCACGAAGGGCGTCCCGGAACCACCCAGGATCCGCCACTTCGGTGGGCCGGCGCCCGGTCCGTTGCCGCCCTACCCGGGTGCGCCGCCCTACGGCGCGGCCCAGTACGGGCCGGACGGTGCGCCGCTGTACCCACCGCCGCCCGGCGCGCCGGCACCCTAGCCCCGACTTCGACCCGCAAAAGGAAGTGCGTTGAAAGACAACCTGAGCGGCGCCACCTGGCGATTGGCCGCCTTTCTCGTCGTGTGCGCCATGGGGACCTTCGCCCTGCTGATGATCTTCGCCGAGCTGCGGTTCTACAGCGAGAAGGTGTACCGGGCCGAGTTCATCGACGCGAGTGGCCTGGAGCGCGGCGAGTTCGTGCGCATCGCCGGCGTTGAAGTGGGCAAGGTGAAATCCATCGAGGTCGGCGAGGAGGGCAGGGCCCACGTCGAGTTCTCCACCGCCGACTCCGTCGTCCTGACGGACGGGACCCGGGCGGCCATTCGGTGGGCCGACATGATCGGTGGCCGCTACCTGAGCCTGGAACCCGCAGCCGGAAGCGTCCAGCCGTTGGAACCCGGCGCGACCATCCCGGTGGAGCGGACCGCGCCCGCACTCGATCTCGACGCGCTCATCGGCGGGTTTCGGCCGTTGTTCCGGGCACTGAATCCCGATCAGGTCAACGCGTTGTCAAGCCAGCTGATTCAGGCGTTCCAGGGCCAGGGCGCCACCATCGGATCGCTGCTGCAGCAGACCGCGCAGGTGACGATGACGCTCGCCGACCGCGACCAACTCATCGGAGACGTCATCACCAACCTGAACACCGTGCTGGGTTCGTTCGCCAGTGAAAGTGAGAAGCTCGACGAGTCCATCGACTCTCTCTCGCAGCTGATCGAGGGGCTCAACGCGCGCAAGGCCGACCTCAGCAACGCGGTTGCGCACATCGACGGTGCCGCCGGCACCATCGCGGACCTGTTGGCTCAGGCGCGTCCGCCGCTGCAGCGAGTGGTGGAGCAGACGGACCGCACCGCGGGCCTCGTGGTTGCCGACCACGAGTACTTCGACGACCTGCTCAACACGCTGCCCGACGTCCACCAGCTGATCTCCCGACAAGGCATCTACGGCGACTTCTTCAGCTTCTACATGTGCGATGTGGTCTTGAAGTTGAACGGAAAGGGCGGGCAACCGGTGTATGTGAAGGTGGCCGGTCAAGACACCGGGCGGTGTGAACCCAAATGAAACCCTTCGCTGAACGCAACCGCGTAACCGTCGGAGCCGTCGGCACCCTGATGGCCGCGGGTCTGGTGGTCGGGGCATTGCAATACGACAAGCTCGGCTTCTGGATGGACAACGAGTACACGGCCTACTTCTCCCAGATCGGTGGCCTACGTACCGGAGCGCCCGTCCAGGTGGCCGGGGTGCGGTCTGGAAAGGTGTCCAGCATCGAACTGGAAGGCACCCAGGTCCGGGTGACCTTCGAGGTGGACCGGAAGATCCGACTCGGCGACCGCAGCGAGGCGGCGATCAAGACCAAGAGCCTGCTCGGATCCAAGTTCGTTGACGTCACCACCCGCGGCGACGGGAAACTGGACGACGCCATCCCGGTCGACCGCACGACCTCCCCGTACGAACTGCCGGACGCGCTCGGCGATCTCGCCACGACCATCAGCGGCCTGAACACCACCCAGGTGTCGGACTCGCTGGCCACGCTGGCCGAGACATTTCAGAGCACGCCGCCCGACGTCCGGGAAGCCGTGCAGGGACTTTCGATGTTCTCCGAGACGATCGACCGTCGCAACGGCGAACTGCGGGAACTGCTCGCCAGCGCGCGCCAGGTCACCGGCGTGCTGGGCGAGCGCAGCGACCAGATCGCCGCGCTGATCAGAAATACCAACTCACTGCTGGTGGCGCTGCAGCAACAGAGCGTCGCCCTCGACCAGATCTCCGGTGACATCTCGGCGTTTTCCCGGCAGGTATCGGGACTGGTCGCCGAGAACCGCAGCCAGTTGCGGCCGGCGCTGGACAAGCTCAACGGCGTGCTCACCATCGTCGACAACCGCCGTGAGCGACTCCAGAAGAGTCTCAAGCTGTTCAACAAGTACATCCTGCAACTCGGCGAATCGGTCGCGTCGGGGCCGTTCTTCAAGGCCTACATCGTGAACCTGCTGCCGGGGCAGTTCGTGCAGCCGTTCATCGACGCGGCGTTCTCGGACCTCGGGCTCGACCCGAATGTGTTGGCTCCCACGGAGCGAATCGATCCGCAGGTGGGCCAACCCGGCACACCCGCGCTACCCGTGCCCTACCCCCGCACCGGGCAGGGCGGCGAGCACCGCATGACCCTGCCGGATGCGATCACCGGCAAACCTGGGGACCCGCGCTACCCGTATCGCGAGCCCCTGCCCGCGCCGCCACCGGGCGGGCCCGCCCCCGGCCCGCCGGCGGCCGCGCCGCCGAACATGGCCAGCGAGTACGAGCCGAAACAACCGACTGTCGTACTGGCGCCGGGAGAGCCGGGCGCGCCCGGACCGTCGATCCCACCACCACCGCCGGAGGCCGCCCCGTGACGCGAACGTACCGACGTCGAAGCACCGCTCTCGCAGTCGTTTTGGTGGCCGTTCTGTTGGCCGCAATGTTCGTCGTGCTGCGTGGCTACGGAGCGAGCGGCCGCACGCATTTCACCGCCTACTTCGAGAACAGCAACGGCGTCTATCCCGGCGACGAAGTGCGCATCCTCGGAGTGCCGGTGGGGGAGATCGACAGCATCGAGCCGGAGGCAGACCGAGCCAAGATCGTTTTCTGGGTGCAGGACAAGTACCAGGTGCCGGCCGACGCCCGCGCCGTCATCCTGTCCCCGCAGCTGGTGACCGCGCGGTCGATCGAACTCACGCCCGTCTACACCGGCGGACCCGTTCTGCAGGACCAGGCGGTGATACCCCTGG
This DNA window, taken from Mycolicibacterium sp. MU0050, encodes the following:
- a CDS encoding virulence factor Mce family protein; translation: MKDNLSGATWRLAAFLVVCAMGTFALLMIFAELRFYSEKVYRAEFIDASGLERGEFVRIAGVEVGKVKSIEVGEEGRAHVEFSTADSVVLTDGTRAAIRWADMIGGRYLSLEPAAGSVQPLEPGATIPVERTAPALDLDALIGGFRPLFRALNPDQVNALSSQLIQAFQGQGATIGSLLQQTAQVTMTLADRDQLIGDVITNLNTVLGSFASESEKLDESIDSLSQLIEGLNARKADLSNAVAHIDGAAGTIADLLAQARPPLQRVVEQTDRTAGLVVADHEYFDDLLNTLPDVHQLISRQGIYGDFFSFYMCDVVLKLNGKGGQPVYVKVAGQDTGRCEPK
- a CDS encoding MCE family protein, with the protein product MKPFAERNRVTVGAVGTLMAAGLVVGALQYDKLGFWMDNEYTAYFSQIGGLRTGAPVQVAGVRSGKVSSIELEGTQVRVTFEVDRKIRLGDRSEAAIKTKSLLGSKFVDVTTRGDGKLDDAIPVDRTTSPYELPDALGDLATTISGLNTTQVSDSLATLAETFQSTPPDVREAVQGLSMFSETIDRRNGELRELLASARQVTGVLGERSDQIAALIRNTNSLLVALQQQSVALDQISGDISAFSRQVSGLVAENRSQLRPALDKLNGVLTIVDNRRERLQKSLKLFNKYILQLGESVASGPFFKAYIVNLLPGQFVQPFIDAAFSDLGLDPNVLAPTERIDPQVGQPGTPALPVPYPRTGQGGEHRMTLPDAITGKPGDPRYPYREPLPAPPPGGPAPGPPAAAPPNMASEYEPKQPTVVLAPGEPGAPGPSIPPPPPEAAP